From Solidesulfovibrio carbinoliphilus subsp. oakridgensis, the proteins below share one genomic window:
- the pstB gene encoding phosphate ABC transporter ATP-binding protein PstB codes for MPDTVKMAAKSLNFYYGRFKALHDINLTVNEHQVTALIGPSGCGKSTFLRCLNRMNDLIPGTRVEGELLLDGENIVSSSLDVVELRRRVGMVFQKPNPFPKTIFENVAYGLRVGGVSDNTYLSQQVEKSLKSAALFDEVKDRIHDSALGLSGGQQQRLCIARALAIEPEVLLMDEPASALDPIATQKIEELIHDLKRNFTIIIVTHSMQQAARVSDRTAFFYMGKLIEVDATETIFTRPSQKQTEDYITGRFG; via the coding sequence ATGCCCGATACCGTGAAAATGGCCGCCAAATCCCTGAATTTCTACTACGGCCGGTTCAAGGCCCTCCACGACATCAACCTGACCGTCAACGAACACCAGGTCACGGCCCTGATCGGCCCGTCGGGTTGCGGCAAATCCACGTTCCTGCGGTGCCTAAACCGCATGAACGACCTCATCCCCGGCACCCGGGTCGAGGGCGAGCTGCTCCTTGACGGCGAAAACATCGTCTCCTCCTCCCTCGACGTGGTGGAACTGCGCCGCCGGGTGGGCATGGTCTTCCAGAAGCCCAACCCCTTCCCGAAGACCATCTTCGAGAACGTGGCCTACGGCCTGCGCGTCGGCGGCGTCAGCGACAACACCTACCTGTCCCAGCAGGTGGAAAAAAGCCTCAAAAGCGCGGCCCTGTTCGACGAGGTCAAGGACCGCATCCACGACTCGGCCCTGGGGCTTTCCGGCGGCCAGCAGCAGCGGCTTTGCATCGCCCGGGCCCTGGCCATCGAACCCGAGGTCCTGCTCATGGACGAACCGGCTTCGGCCCTCGACCCCATCGCCACCCAGAAGATCGAGGAGCTCATCCACGACCTCAAGCGCAATTTCACCATCATCATCGTCACCCACAGCATGCAGCAGGCGGCCCGGGTCTCGGACCGCACGGCCTTTTTCTACATGGGCAAGCTGATCGAGGTGGACGCCACGGAAACCATCTTCACCCGGCCCTCCCAGAAGCAGACCGAGGACTACATCACCGGCCGGTTCGGTTAG
- a CDS encoding HAMP domain-containing protein: MRFPLFPVAIGLAVGLPAVAALLLGLFAVSRLDALSERSRALETARLPRADLAVSVERRLLLAAQAIRGYALTADREALERAKKDLAKAADALHDAREAASRPGMEGLAAEAGKIGYFLDAYKKAAEGSVVANERVADARAALARAAEAYLAAAAAYQELKTATWDKDLSVKYPVPDTLRQDARRQKAAQAALDAGRDVREAAETARASRDPALLAEAAGRFEAAEAALREARGTGDEDGRRVAAAFAALAEYRQSVAALLTDWEALRATGRQILEAERAALSAATALGGASLAEAAGDVGGLAASLRTTRLVLGGAGWAILLLGAAFAVAMAVLLGRPVRRCALFARDLSVGRLTGNLDASGPGELGLLAESLREMARRLGKRLAR, encoded by the coding sequence ATGAGGTTTCCGCTTTTTCCCGTCGCCATCGGCCTGGCCGTCGGTTTGCCGGCCGTGGCCGCGCTGTTGCTCGGCCTTTTCGCCGTCTCGCGCCTGGACGCCCTGTCCGAGCGGTCCCGGGCCCTGGAGACCGCAAGGCTCCCCCGGGCCGATCTGGCCGTGTCCGTGGAGCGCCGGCTGCTCCTGGCCGCCCAGGCCATCCGGGGCTACGCCCTGACCGCCGACCGCGAGGCCCTGGAGCGGGCCAAAAAGGACCTGGCCAAAGCCGCCGACGCCCTGCACGACGCCCGGGAGGCGGCCTCCCGGCCGGGGATGGAGGGGCTGGCCGCCGAGGCCGGGAAGATCGGCTATTTCCTCGATGCCTACAAAAAGGCGGCCGAGGGTTCGGTGGTGGCCAACGAACGGGTGGCCGACGCCCGGGCCGCCCTGGCCCGGGCCGCCGAGGCCTATCTGGCGGCGGCCGCCGCCTACCAGGAGCTCAAAACCGCCACCTGGGACAAGGACCTTTCCGTCAAATATCCGGTACCGGACACCCTGCGCCAGGACGCCAGACGCCAGAAGGCCGCCCAGGCGGCCCTCGACGCCGGCCGCGACGTGCGGGAGGCGGCCGAGACCGCCCGGGCCTCGCGCGATCCGGCCCTGCTCGCCGAGGCGGCCGGCCGGTTCGAGGCGGCCGAGGCCGCCCTGCGCGAGGCCCGGGGGACCGGGGACGAGGACGGACGGCGGGTGGCCGCCGCCTTTGCCGCCCTGGCCGAATACCGGCAGTCCGTGGCCGCGCTCCTTACCGACTGGGAGGCGCTGCGGGCCACGGGCCGGCAGATCCTCGAAGCCGAGCGGGCCGCCCTGTCTGCGGCCACGGCGCTCGGCGGCGCGTCCCTGGCCGAAGCGGCCGGCGATGTCGGGGGGCTGGCCGCCTCGCTGCGCACCACCCGGCTGGTCCTTGGCGGCGCGGGCTGGGCGATATTGCTCCTCGGCGCGGCCTTTGCCGTGGCCATGGCCGTGCTGCTCGGCCGGCCGGTCAGGCGGTGCGCCTTGTTCGCCCGGGACCTGTCCGTCGGCCGTCTGACCGGCAACCTCGACGCGTCCGGGCCGGGCGAACTCGGCCTCTTGGCCGAAAGCCTGCGGGAAATGGCCCGCCGCCTGGGTAAGCGGCTGGCCCGCTGA